A stretch of the Aphis gossypii isolate Hap1 chromosome 2, ASM2018417v2, whole genome shotgun sequence genome encodes the following:
- the LOC114122984 gene encoding 60S ribosomal protein L4 — MALSTARPLVSVYSEKNEETGETVALATVFKAPIRPDVVSFVHDNVSKNSRQPYAVSKLAGHQTSAESWGTGRAVARIPRVRGGGTHRSGQGAFGNMCRGGRMFAPTRVWRRWHRKINVTQKRYATVSAIAASGVPALVMSKGHLVQEVPEFPLVVSDKIQEYTKTKQATIFLHRIKAWKDIQKVIKSRRLRAGKGKMRNRRHVQRRGPLIVYSKDQGLKKAFRNIPGVDLINIRKLNLLHLAPGGHVGRFIIWTQSAFQKLDSLYGTWDKKATLKSGYNLPFPKMSNTDLTRILKSDELKKYLPAKRTGSVRRTRKLNPLRHVRTMLRLNPYIAVQKRVASNENKLRTLARETYLAKKEGRPTTEKGEKLLKRFINEKKMLRAAKIKAKKVIAVKGLREIHEKKLEAYRKRLAARGGAPPTKKCKKQLPKPKPKAEVKKPAPATKAAPKAKSTGKAKA; from the exons ATG gcTTTATCTACAGCTCGGCCATTAGTTTCTGTATACAGTGAAAAAAATGAGGAAACTGGAGAAACTGTCGCTCTTGCTACTGTGTTTAAGGCACCTATCAGACCGGATGTTGTCAGTTTTGTTCACGATAATGTCTCAAAAAACAGCAGACAACCTTATGCTGTCAGTAAACTAGCTG gtCATCAAACTAGTGCTGAATCATGGGGTACTGGTCGTGCTGTTGCTCGTATTCCTCGTGTCCGTGGTGGTGGTACTCACCGCAGTGGTCAAGGAGCCTTCGGTAACATGTGTCGTGGTGGACGAATGTTTGCTCCTACACGTGTATGGCGTCGTTGgcatagaaaaattaatgttacacAAAAGCGATATGCTACAGTATCAGCTATTGCTGCTTCTGGTGTACCTGCTCTGGTCATGTCTAaag GACACTTGGTCCAGGAGGTACCAGAATTTCCATTAGTTGTATCTGACAAGATTCAAGAATATACTAAAACAAAGCAGGCCACAATCTTCCTTCATCGCATTAAAGCATGGAAGGACATTCAAaag GTGATCAAGTCTCGGCGTTTAAGGGCCGGTAAAGGAAAAATGCGCAACCGTCGTCATGTACAACGTAGAGGTCCACTAATTGTCTATAGCAAAGACCAA gGTTTAAAGAAAGCTTTCCGTAATATCCCAGGTGTAGATTTGATTAACATcaggaaattaaatttgttgcaCTTGGCCCCTGGTGGTCATGTTGGACGTTTTATCATCTGGACACAGTCTGCTTTCCAAAAATTGGATAGTCTTTATGGTACATGGGACAAAAAAGCAACTTTGAAGAGTGGCTATAACTTGCCTTTCCCTAAAATGTCTAATACTGATTTGACAAGGATTCTGAAATCTGATGAACTTAAGAAGTATTTGCCAGCTAAAAG AACTGGATCAGTTCGCCGCACTCGTAAGTTGAACCCATTGAGACACGTACGCACCATGCTTAGATTGAATCCTTACATCGCGGTTCAAAAACGAGTTGCAAGCAATGAAAACAAACTAAGAACTTTGGCTAGGGAAACTTATTTAGCCAAGAAAGAAGGT agACCAACCACTGAGAAGGGTGAGAAGTTGTTGAAACGTTTCATTaatgaaaagaaaatgttGCGTGCTGCTAAAATCAAGGCAAAGAAGGTTATTGCTGTTAAGGGTCTACGTGAAATCCATGAGAAGAAATTGGAAGCATATAGGAAACGACTTGCTGCTCGTGGTGGTGCTCCACCTACTAAGAAGTGCAAGAAACAATTACCTAAGCCAAAACCTAAGGCTGAAGTTAAAAAACCTGCACCCGCCACCAAGGCTGCACCAAAGGCAAAATCGACTGGTAAAGCTAAGGCATGA
- the LOC114122979 gene encoding LOW QUALITY PROTEIN: cyclin-dependent kinase 20-like (The sequence of the model RefSeq protein was modified relative to this genomic sequence to represent the inferred CDS: inserted 1 base in 1 codon), with protein MENYKILERIGEGTHGQVVQAMERSTGKIVAIKCVRSSDKASKNLLREIESLKALDSDYVVKLLDHFCHSFSFYLVLEFVASGLPEMLYDDNVLLDDSHLKTYARMLLAGVMHMHXTKIMHRDLKPENLLISSEGVLKIADFSLSRLLLTNATADNDDANEQRNGRDRCYTGQVATRRYRAPELLFGSVHYDQSIDMWSVGCILAEMQMKTPLFAGDSDMEQIAIVVHNLGTPTDETWPNRNEMPDYNKLKFTKCDPVPINVLLPDTDELLTDLVGKLILYNADKRLNAYEALLHPYFFNEPLPCLEHLMPKPPKDHRQKLMQKPIEVIESLERNFSCLYQILDETL; from the exons atggaaaattacaaaatcttGGAACGAATTGGGGAAGGAACACATGGACAAGTGGTTCAAGCCATGGAACGGTCTACTGGTAAAATAGTCGCCATTAAGTGCGTACGTTCATCGGACAAAGCGTCAAAGAACTTGCTACGCGAAATCGAATCACTGAAAGCGCTGGATTCCGATTAC GTCGTAAAGCTGTTGGATCATTTCTGTCACAGTTTCAGTTTCTATTTGGTACTAGAGTTCGTGGCGTCTGGCTTGCCAGAGATGTTGTACGATGACAATGTATTGCTCGACGATTCCCATCTGAAAACTTACGCGCGTATGCTCCTCGCCGGTGTAATGCACATGC ACACGAAAATCATGCACAGG GACCTGAAACCggaaaatttgttaataagtTCCGAAGGCGTTTTAAAAATAGCGGATTTCAGCTTGAGCCGCCTGCTATTGACAAACGCAACTGCGGACAACGATGACGCGAATGAACAGCGTAACGGACGCGACCGATGTTACACAGGCCAAGTGGCAACGCGCCGATACCGTGCTCCAGAACTCTTGTTCGGCTCTGTCCACTACGATCAGTCAATTGACATGTGGTCGGTCGGTTGCATTTTAGCAGAAATGCAAATGAAAACTCCTTTGTTCGCG ggAGATTCTGATATGGAACAGATTGCCATCGTAGTGCATAATTTAGGGACTCCAACTGATGAAACTTGGCCAAATAGAAATGAAATGCCagattacaataaattgaagTTCACGAAGTGTGATCCAGTAccaataaatgttttgttgcCTGATACTGATGAATTATTAACTGATCTAGtgggaaaattaattttatacaatgcaGATAAAAGATTGAACGCGTACGAG gCATTACTTCatccttatttttttaatgaaccaTTACCATGCTTGGAACACCTAATGCCAAAACCACCAAAGGATCATAGACAAAAACTAATGCAAAAACCAATCGAAGTAATTGAAAGTTTGGAAAGaaattttagttgtttataCCAAATACTTGATGAgacattgtaa